The segment TTCGGCCCGCTCGCGTCGGCGGTGATGAAGGGCAGGTTGATCTCCGACTGCTGGGAGCTGGACAGCTCGCACTTGGCTTTTTCCGCGGCCTCCTTCAGCCGCTGCAGGGCCATCGGATCCTTCGAGAGATCAATCCCCTGCTCCTTCTTGAACAAATCCACCATCCAGTTGATCACCCGCTGGTCGAAATCGTCGCCGCCCAGGTGGGTGTCGCCGTTCGTCGCCTTCACCTCGAAGACGCCCTCGCCGATCTCCAGCACCGAGATGTCGAACGTGCCGCCGCCCAGGTCGTAGACCGCGATCTTCTCGTCCTTCTTCTTGTCCAGCCCGTAGGCCAGGGACGCGGCGGTGGGTTCGTTGATGATCCGCAGCACTTCCAGGCCCGCGATGCGGCCGGCGTCCTTCGTCGCCTGCCGCTGGCTGTCGTTGAAGTACGCCGGGACCGTGATGACCGCCTGGGTGATCTTCTCGCCCAGGTAGGCCTCGGCGTCCAACTTCATCTTCTGGAGGATCATCGACGAGATTTCCGGCGGCGAGTAGGTCTTGTCGCCGATCTTCACGTGGGCGTCGCCGTTCGACGCGCGGACAACCTCGTAGGGGACCAGCGAGATTTCATGGGCGACTTCTTCGTACTTCCGGCCCATGAAGCGCTTGATGGAAAAAACCGTGTGTTTCGGGTTGGTCACGGCCTGCCTCTTCGCCGCCGCGCCGACCAGCCGCTCGCCGCTCTTCGTGAACGCCACCACCGAAGGCGTCGTCCGGCCGCCTTCCGCGTTCGGAACCACCACCGGCTGGCCGCCTTCCATGATGGCCATGCACGAGTTCGTTGTGCCCAGATCAATGCCTAGAACTTTTGCCATGTTTTGCCTCTGCTTTCTTTCAAATTGAATTTTCGCACCCGTCAATGAGCATCCGCCGTGCCACACGAATATGAAAAACCATGCGCATTAGTCATATTTTATTTAATAGCAATAAATAATGACAATTTAATGCATTCCATCAAGTTATCATGCCAATAGCATGGATTGAGACGATTTGTCCCTATGCATGGTTGGGGGCGCCCTTTTGGCGCAGGGCTTGGTGAGCCTTCGGGCCCGATCTCATTCGCGAGTAGCTTGGACAAACAAGGCGGCCGATCCTTTTTTAAGATTGCTTTTTCGGCGACGAGTTGGCGTTCTAAAAATATAGGCGGCGGGTTCACAGAAAACAGCTTTGGGAGGCCGGCCATGAAGGACGCTATCATTCGAAGTGTCAGGACGCTGGTCCTGCTGCTCGCGGCGGGCGGATGCGCGACGGCACCGAAGTTCAGCCGGACGGGCGCGCAGCCGGCGGACGTGGTGATCGCGAACGCGCGGATCTTCACGAGCAACACCAACCAGTTGTACGCGGACTCGCTGGCGATCCGGGGCGAGCGCATCGCCTACGTCGGCTCGCGCGAGGGCGTCGCGGATTTCGTGGGGCCGAACACCGAGGTGATCGACGGGCGCGGACGGCTGGTGACACCGGGCTTCGTGGATAACCACTGCCACGCCCTGTGGATCGGCGGCATGACATACCTCCAGCCGTGGGAATTGTTCACGCTGGCGACCCAGGACGACATCCTGGCCTGGATCAAGGCGCGCGCGGAGAACTATCCCGACCTGCCGCTGATCGGCGGGATTGGCTGGCGGATGGACCAACTCCCGGACGGCCCACGGCGAGAGATCCTCGACGCCGTCGTGTCGGACCGCCCGGTGATGCTGATGGCCTACAGCGGCCAGGGCGGCTGGCTGAACAGCAAGGCGATCGAGCTGATGGAGGCGCGCAACCCGGAGGCCTTCGAGCGGCTCTCCCCCGTGCGCGACCCGGAGACGGGCCGCTGCACCGGCGAATGCCTGCATTATCACGTGGTCAACTACCTGGATTACTGGACCTGGGACGAACTGGGGCCGACGGTCGAGCAGGGCGTCATGGACGCCATGACGAAAACCCTGAACGAGGCGCTGTCCTACGGCGTGACGACGGTGCACGACATCCAGATCTACCCCCAGTTCATCCCCACGATCCTCAAGTTCCGCGACCGGGGCGGGCTGGACAACGTCCGGGCGCGCTGCGCGTACTTCATCGGGCACGAGCGGCTGGCGGACGAGGCGCAGTTGAAGAAGGACCTGCGGGACTGGAAAAAGCTGCGCGAGACGGAATCCGGTCCGCACCTGGTGCTGGGCGAGTCGCTGAAGTTCTACATTGACGGCACGGGGGACAACCGGACGGCCTTCCTGCTGGAGCCGTACTCGGACGATCCCTCGACCCGCGGCCGGCCGGACTGGACGGAGGAGGAGTTCAACCGGGTGATCGAGATCGCGGACAAGCTGGGCCTGCAATGCTGCACCCACGCGTGCGGCGACGCGGGCGCGCGCCGGGTGATCGACGCCTACGAGCGCGCGTTGAAGACCAACGGCATGCGGGACGCGCGGCACAGCATCGAGCACTGCGAAATGCCGCCGGCGGAGGATTGGCCCCGGATGGCGCGGCTGGACATCGGCGCCTCGATGCAGCCGCAGCACTTCTTCGCCGACGCAATGGTTGAGAACGGGCTGGGCTTCGAGCGAGTCTCGCGGCGGATGCCGTGGCGATCGCTGGACGAGGCCGGCGTGCGGGTGTCGTTCGGCACCGACTGGGCGGCCGGCCCGTTCAACCCGGCCTACGGCCTGCTCATCGCCGCCCTGCGGATGAATTACAAGGGGGATAACTCCTGGGGACCGCGCGAGGCCGTGTCCATCGAGGACGGCATCCGGTTCTGGACGCTGGGTTCGGCCCGGAACTTGTTCATGGAAGACGAGATCGGCTCGCTCGAGGTCGGGAAGTACGCCGACCTAGTGATCTTCAACACGAACCTGCGCAAGATGCCCACGCTGTGGTTCCTGCTGACCCACGAGGTCGGGCTGGGCACGCTGGACCGGTTCGTGGACGTGACGATGGTCGGCGGGCGGAAGGTGTACGAGAAGGGCCGCCCCGGCCGCGAGCGGGGCTCGCTGGCGCTGACCCCCGGCCGGCGGGCGGAGAACCGCGAGGAGATCAGCGCCCGCTCGGGCACCTTTTAACCCGGCCATGCAGCCTTTCACAAGGAACATCCCATGTCCAAGCAGTGGAAGCGTTCTTGTTGGTTCGTCGGTTTAGTCGGGGTAATGGGTTACGCCGTGATGGCCGAAGCGGAAGGGCCGCGCGCCCCCGGCGAGGAAATTGCCGGTTTGTCGTTTATCACCACCGGTCGGGTCCGGTTTGAAGACCCGGACGATCCCGCCCTATCGGGTCGCGTGAGCGTTCAAGAAACCGGGCTCATGGCTCCGCTGGCGAGTCTGCCGCTGGGCGAAGCATCCCTCGCGGGTGGCGGCTGGGCTGGGTGGACGCGGCTCGATTTCAGCGGGCACCCGGACCTCGACACGGAGGACCTCTACGGGCTGGCCCTCTTCCTGGCGGCCGCCCGGCCTTCCGAATCCGGCTGGGGCTGGAGCGCACTGGTTATGCCCGGCTTCTTCACCGACCTCCGCGAGGGCCGCACCGGCGAGGGGAAACTCCTCCTTCACGCCGCGGGGGAATACCCGTTCACCCCGAGGCTCCAACTCACCTTGGGCGCGGCCTATGACACCGCGTTTGGCGAGCCACAGGTCTACCCCGTCGGCGGCCTCATCTGGCAGCCTTTAGAGGCCGTGACGCTCCGGCTCGTGCTGCCCGCGCCGTCCGCCTGCTGGGCACCCACTGCGAACCTCGGACTCTTCGCGCTCGTGCAGCCGGCGGGCGACCGCTGGGCCGTCGACGATGACGAGGCCGGCGAGCAGGTCTTCCTGATCGAGAGCTGGCGCGCGGGGCTGGGCGCCGAACACCGCCTGTTCAGCGATCTCTGGCTGCGCGTCGCGGGCGGCCTGGACTTCGAGCGCCGCTACGAAGCGCACAGTGGAGACCGCACCCTGCTCGACGAGGCCGTGGACGACACCTGGTACGCCTCCATCGCGTTGGTCGTTTACTGACCGAACCGCGCCGGCCCCCTTGCGGGCGGGGTGTTCAACAGGCAAGAGAGCCTGGCCGCCGGGTATCGGGCCGAATCCGGCATGGCACATCCCTCATGCCGAATCACCCGCAGCCCCCCGGCCGGCCTCTGCATCAGCCGGGCAGAGAGAAACCTCCTCATGGGGTCTGACCCCCTTCAGCCTCTATTCGATTGTCACTTCCATATGCGTTCCGTTCCCTGGCCTCCTTTCTATCGCGTTTCATTATAAGAAAGGAATGCGCACCGGAATATTCCGTAAAAAAATAAAAAACTTGAGAGATCCCTCGACTGCTTCGACGAAGGAAGAGGAGACAGGGACAGAGATAGTACAAGACCCCGGAGGCCTTGCGCCGCAGGTGAATCATTTCGGCGACGCGCTCCGCCCATCTTTCTGCCACCGGCGCTTTACCACGCCGGCGGCAGAAGGATGCCGAGGGAGACGGGCGCCGGCTCTCAGCCGCCAAACTGATTCACCCGCCAGACAAGCTGGCGGGGGGGGGCGAGGAAGCAGACAAAAAAAGCCAAGAATAATACCCCTCAACTACGGCTCGGGGGTGGCAGGTGATTTCAGTTGCCCCCCCGCCCAGCGGACCTGGCGGGCCATGCCGATGAGGATGCGGATGTCCTTCACGGTCAGGGTGCCGCGGGAGAGGATGCGGCGGATCCCCATCATCATGTGGTCGGCCTTGTCGCCCTTCATGAAGCCGACGGAGAGGAGCGCCTCGCGCCACATGGAGAACATTTGCTCGCGCATCGCGCCGCTGGCCTCGGGCGAGAACTCGCCGGGCAGCTCGAAAGTGCCCGACGCCAGGAACAGCTCGTAGCAGCAGATCAGGACGGCCTGGGCCAGGTTGAGCGAGGGGTACTCGGGCGAGGACGGGATACGGATGATCTGGGTGCAGCAGGCAAGATCCTCGTTGGACAGGCCGTCGGTTTCCGTGCCGAACACGAGGGCCACCTTGGATTTTTTTGCGGCCTGGATCAAATGCGGCGCCCATTCGCGCGGCGATTTGGCGTGGGAGCGGTAGAGGCCCGGGCGGGCGGTGGAGCCGGCGACGAGGCCGCAGTCCGCGACGGCCTCGGCCAGCGTGGGATATTCCTGGCGGTTCGCAAGGATGTCGTCGGCATGAAGGGCCATTTTGCGCGATTCCAGGTCGTCCAGAGGCCCGCGCGGCGCGGCGATGGCGAGGTGCTGCAGCCCCATGTTCTTCATCGCGCGGCAGACGGAGCCCACGTTCCCGCCGTAGATCGGGCTGACGAGGACCACGCGTATGTTGTCCAAGGACATGGCCCGGCAGGATAACCCAACACCGGATTCAAAACAATGCCGCCCGTTTTAACCACGGATTTCAGGATGGGAAGAAGAGGATATCCGTGCAATTCGCGTTATCCGTGGTAAAAAACGATCATCGATGATGCTGATCTTCAGGGTGGTTTTGCTGGCGATTTCGGCGGTTCTCTGGGCCGCGATCTGCGTGCGCCTCCGCTACCTCGAAACGCGGTTCCCGCCACTGGACTCGACGACGCCGCAGCCATCCCCGCCCGGCGGCTGGCCGGCGGTGTCGGTCGTGATCCCGGCGCGGAACGAGGAACGCGATATCAGCGCGACGCTGCAGGCGCTCGGGCGGCTGGACTACCCGGACTTCGAGATCATCCTGGTGGACGATCAGTCCACGGACGGCACGGCCCGGGCCGCCGAGGCGGCGGTCCGGGTGTTGGCAGCATTCCGCCTGCTCCGCGGGGCCGACCGGCCGGACGCCGGCTGGGCGGGCAAGAACTGGGCGCTCGTCCAGGGCGCGGCGGCGGCGCGGCACGACTGGCTGCTTTTCCTCGACGCCGACGTGGTGTTGCATCCGGCCGCGTTGAAGCAGGCGATGGCCGCCGCGCAGGCCGGCCGGGCGGACGCGTTAAGCGTGCTGCCGGCGATCGAGTGCCGGACGATCTGGGAGAAAACCATCATGCCGCTCTTCGCGCTGTTGAGCGCGCTGATCGAGCCGATGGACCGAGCCAACCGGCCGGGCAGCGCCGGCTCGCGCCTCTCCGGGGCGTTCATCCTCACGCGCCGCGCCGCTTACGAAGCCGCCGGCGGGCACCGCGCCGTCGCCGGACAGATCATCGAGGACATGGCGCTGGCGCGGAACCTCAAGCGCGGAGGGTTCGCCCTACGGCTTTTCTGGACCCACGACCTGCTGGCGACGCGGATGTACGACACGTTCCGCGACCTGTGGGCGGGCCTGGTCCGGTTGAGCTACCCGATGATGGAGTACCGGCCGGAGCGACTGCTGCTCGCGTGGGCGGCCGCGCTGGTCGGCGCGTGGCTCCCGTGGCTGGCGCTGGCCGGGGGCGGGCCGTCGGCCGCGGCCGGCCTGCTGCTCATCGCGATCATGCCGATCGCGCTTCGGAAAATCCTTCAAATCCTGCGCATCCCGTGGACCTGCGGGCTGCTGCTCCCGCCGGCCGCGCTGGTCTACTGCCTCGCCGCCACGTGGTCCGCCGCGAGGCACCATGCGGGCCGCGGGATCGCGTGGAAGCAGCGGCGATATGGGCAGTCCCCATAGCGGCTGCCCCGCAGGTTCCGGCGACGGAGCGCCGGAACTACAGGGGGCCGGCGTCCCTGCTCCGGAATTCGCTCGACGCGGGGCGATGCGTCGGTTATCACGTGCGGCTTAAGAAGCGAGGCGTTTATGGACGAATTACTCACGATTTTGAAGAACAACGCGCTGGAGAAGCCGGAGACCATCGCGCGGATGCTGAACCTTTCCGTGGACGTGGTGAAGGCGCGGATCGCCGAGTACGAGAAGCAGGGCATCATCCGCGGCTACCAGGCGATCCTGAACGTGGACCAGCTCGATGTCGCCCAGTGCACGGCCGTGATCGAGGTCAAGGTCACGCCGGAGCGCGAGGGCGGGTTCGACCGCATCGCCTCCCGGATCAGCCGCTACCCCGAGGTGCAGTCCGTCTACCTGATGTCCGGGGCGTACGACCTGCTGCTCTTCGTGGCCGGGAAGGACCTCAAGGAAGTCGCCTTCTTCGTCAGCGAGAAGCTGGCGACGCTGGACGGGGTGGTGTCCACCGCGACCCATTTCATGCTCAAGACCTACAAGCACCACGGGGTGCTCATGGAGACCCAGGATGCCGACGAACGACTCCAAGTCTCCCCCTAGTTTCATCGCCGGGCACATCGTGGACATGCCCCGCTCGGGCATCCGCGACTTCTTCGACATCGTCAGCACGATGAAGGACATCATCAGCCTGGGCATCGGCGAGCCGGACTTCGACACGCCCTGGCACGTGCGCGAGTACACCGTGTTCGCCCTCGAGCGCGGCGCGACGCACTACACGTCCAACATGGGCCTGCTCGAGCTGCGCCGGGCCATCTCGAAGTACGTCGAGAAGGCCTTCCGCGCGTCGTACAACCCGGAGACCGAGATCCTGATCACCGTCGGCGTCAGCGAGGCCCTCGACCTCGCCCTGCGCGCCACGCTGAACCCGGGCGACGAGGTGCTCTACCACGAGCCGTGCTACGTCTCGTACCGGTCGGACGTGATCCTGGCGCACGGGACCCCGGTCACGGTCGAGGCGAAGCGCGACAACCAGTTCCGGCTGACCCGCGCGATGCTGGAGGCGAAGGCCACGCCGCGGACGAAGGTCCTGCTGCTCAACTTCCCGAACAACCCGACGGGCGCGATCCTCCGGAAGGAGGACCTCGTCGAGATCGCCGCGTTCGCGCGCGAGCGCAACCTGCTGGTGATCACGGACGAGATCTACGCCGAGCTGACGTACGACGGCGAGCACACGAGCATCGCCTCGCTGCCGGGGATGAAGGAGCGGACAATCTTCCTGCACGGGTTCTCCAAGGCCTGGGCCATGACGGGGTTCCGGCTGGGCTACGCCTGCGCGCCGCCGGAGCTGACCGAGGCCATGATGAAGGTGCACCAGTACACGATGCTGTGCGCGCCGACCATGAGCCAGAAGGCCGCCGTAGAAGCCCTCACCAAGCCGCAGACGGCCGTCCAGGAGATGACCGCCGAATACCGGCGGCGACGAAACTACCTGGTCAAGAGCTTCGAGGAGATGGGCCTGCCGTGCACGACGCCCGCGGGCGCGTTCTACGCCTTCCCGTACATCGGGCACCTGGGCATCTCGTCGAAAGACTTCGCCCTGAAGTTCCTCGACCGCGAGAAGGTCGCCGTCGTCCCCGGCACCGCGTTCGGCGCGTGCGGCGAGGGCCACGTGCGCTGCGCGTACGCGACCTCCATGGAGAACATCCAGGAGGCCATGCGGCGCATGGCCCGGTTCGTGAAGGGGCTGTAGTGGCTTCGCTTGCGAAGCCGGCAGGGAAGCCTGTTCTCCGGGCGCCGGCAAGCGGCTAGCCGGCCCAGCCGATGAACGTCGGCCTTCCTCCGGCGTCTCGGATCTCCGCCCTCCAGGCGGCTCACCCCTCCGCGGGCGGCTCGCCGCTCATTTTTTCGTCGGCGGCGGCCGCCTGGAGCAGGCCGACGATGCGGTCGAGGGAGTTCTGGATGACCTCCACCTCGCCGCCGATCTGCTGGAAGCGGGCCATGTTCTCCGTGCGAAGATGCTCGAGGTAGCGGCGGCGCTCGCGGATTTCCTCCAGGCTGTCGACCAACCGCTCGATCTTGGCGTGCGCGGCGGCCAGGGCCTCGGCCGAGACGGTCATCGGCGGGGGCGGGACCTCCTCCAGGGTATCGCCGGGCGCCGGGGCCGGGACCTGGACCTCGCGGCCACAGTCCGGGCAGGTGACCATCAAGCCCGCGCCTCGCAGGTCTATGGCCAGGCTCTTATTACAGAAGGGACAGTCGAAAATGATATCCGTGGCGGCGGCCAACTTGGAGTCATGAGGCGTTTCTGTCACAGGTACCTCCCGTCCATTCTCTGTTGATTTCACTATGCCACCGCCCCCCCGGCGAGGCAAGCCGCCTTTTGCGGCACGGGACGCGGAAATTATGGGGATTGACACTCGCCCCCCCCTTCCGCTAGGTTCTGCGGCCTGTTTGCGGAAAAATAGGGGCAGATTCATGAAAACTACGTTGGTCAGGGAATCGGAGGTCGTCCGCGCGTGGCACGTGGTGGACGCCGCCGGTCAGCCGGCCGGGCGCTTGGCGGTCAAGATCGCCAATATTCTGCGCGGCCGGAACAAGCGCAATTACACCCCGCACGCCGACATGGGCGATTTCGTGGTCGTCATCAACGCGGCGCAAGTCAAGTTGACGGGCTCGAAGGAAGAGCAGAAGATCTACAAAGATTATTCCGGCTACCCGAGCGGCCTGAAACTGCAGAAGGCCAGCGTCATCCGCGTCCGCCAACCCACCCGCATCGTGGCGCAGGCGGTCAAGGGCATGCTGCCGAAGAACCATTTGAGCCGGAAGCTCATCAAGAGGCTGAAGGTGTACGCCGGCGCGGAGCATCCGCACGCGGCACAGGGCGCGAAGGCCCTGGCGGTCTGACATAGGACGGGGGAACGAACGTGGCACACAAAGTAGTGGAATATTCGGCGACGGGGCGGCGCAAGACTTCCGTGGCGCGCGTGCGCATCGCGCACGGCGTGGGGAAGACCACCGTCAACGGCAGGGACTTCAAGGATTACTTCCCCGTGGAGGCGGTCCGGCAGTTCATCGAGCAGCCCTTCGAGGCGGCCGACATGACGAAGCGATTCGACGTGATGGCCAATGTGACCGGCGGCGGCATCATGGGCCAGGCCGGCGCGCTGCGGCACGGGATCGCCCGCGCCCTCCTGCTGGCCGACGTGAACCTGCGCGAGAAGCTCAAGGGCGGCGGGTTCCTGACCCGCGACCCGCGCATGAAGGAGCGCAAGAAGTACGGCCAGCCCGGCGCCCGCAAGCGCTTCCAGTTCTCGAAGCGATAATTCACCGCCTGTTTTCCCGCGGCCCGGATCCGGCGATCCGGGCCGTTTTTTTCTTCCGGCTCGCCCTCCAGTGCCTGACACCCGAGATGGAGGGCGAGCGTCCCCGCGAGTCGTGTTCGGTTGTTTTATGCCGCCCATGTTCTATACTGGCCCGGCCATGCCGATTTTTGAATACGAGTGCGGAAAATGCCGGCGAGTCTCCAGCTTCCTCGTCCGGAATCCTGCCGGCCACCAGCCGCCGGCCTGCCCGCGCTGCGGCCACCCGGACACGACGCGCGTGTTCTCCCGCTTCGCCTCCGTGAAATCCGGCCGCGCCGGCCCGGCCGGAGGCGACGGGCCGGACCTGGCCACGCTGGATGGGCTGGACGAAAACGACCCCCGCTCGCTCGGCCGCGCCATGCGGAAGATGGCCGAGGAGACCGGCGAGCCGATACCGCCGGAAATGGATAACATGATGCGGCGGCTCGAGGCCGGCGAGGACCCGGAAAAACTCGGCGCGGAAATGGAAGGCCTGGAGGGCGGCGGCCCGGCCGGCGACGACACCCTGTATGAAGGATAATCAAACCATGCTCACTCCCGGCTCCTCCTTCCGCGGCTTCACGGTGACCCGATGCTCCCCGCTCGCTCCGCCCCTCGACACAGCGGTCGAACTGCGGCACGAGGCGTCCGGCGCCCGCGTCCTGCACGTCGTCAACGACGACCCCGAGAATCTCTTCTGCGTCGCCTTCCCGACGCCGCCGGCCGACGACACGGGGCTGCCGCATATCCTCGAGCACTCCGTCCTCGGCGGCTCGAAAAAATACCCCGTCCGCGACCCGTTCTTCGAGCTGGTCAAGATCAGCATGGCGACGTTCATCAACGCGATGACCTTCTGGGACCGCACGGTCTACCCCGTCGCCAGCAACGTGAAGCAGGACCTCTTCAACCTCGCGGACGTGTACTTCGACGCGGTGTTCCACCCGCTGCTGTCCGAAAACATCTTCAAGCGCGAGGGCCACCATCTCGCCCCCGACGGCGCGGGCGGGCTCACGGTCAGCGGCATCGTCTACAACGAGATGAAGGGCGTCTACTCGAACCCCGAGTGGGCCATGGAGATGATCGCGCTCCGGAGCCTGCTGCCGGACACGATCTACGGGCGCGAATCCGGCGGCGACCCGCGCGCCATCCCCGACCTGACCTTCGAGCAGTTCCGCGCCTTCCACGAGACCTTCTACCATCCGGCCCGCGGCCTGTTTGTCTGCTACGGCCACATCCCGACGGAGGACTACCTGGCGTTTCTTGCCGAGCGGCTCGCCGGCTATTCCGCGCGCGACGCCGCGCCCCTCCCCGCGCGCCAGCCGCGATGGAGCCATCCGCACGCGGCAGCCGAAACATACGCCATCGGGCACGACGAGCCCGCGTCGGGCCGCACGTACTTCCGGCTGGACTGGCTCGCCGGCGACGCCGCCGACGCGCGCGACACGGCCGCGCTCTACCTGCTCTCGCTGCTCCTCTTCGGGCACGAGGCCGCGCCCCTCAAGAAGGCGCTCGTGGACTCGAAGCTCGGCGAGGACGTCATCTCGTGCGGCGCGGAGCCGGCCGGGCTGGAGCTGACCTTCCGCGTCGGGCTCAAGGGCTCCGAGCCCGACCGGGCCGCCGCCTTCGAACGGCTCGTGCTCGACACGCTGCGCGGGCTGGCGGAGCAACCGTTCACGCCGGAGGCCGTGGACGCCGCGTTCCACCAGGCCGGCTACGAGTACCAGGAGATCCAGTCCGGCTACCCGCTGCACGTGCTCTTCCGCGTGCTCCAGTCGTGGACCTACTCCGACGAGCCGCTGCGCTTCCTGTCCATGCGCGACACGCTCGCGGCCGTGCGCGCGGAAGCGGCGGCCGATCCGCTGTTCTTCAGCCGCCTGATCCGCGAGAGGCTGCTGGATAATCCGCACCGGCTGCAACTCGCGCTGCGGCCGGACCGCGGGCACCAGGCGCGGCTGGACGCGGAATTCGCGGAGCGCATGAAGACGGTCCGCGCCGGGCTCGACGACGCGGCGATGCAGCGCGTCGCGAGGGAGGCCGAGGAACTGGACCGCGAATCCGGCACGCCCAACCCGCCCGAGGCGCTGGCCCTCCTGCCGCAACTCCGGCTTCAGGACCTGCCCGGGACGCCGGCCGAAATCCCGTCGAGGTTGGAGCGCGTTGGTCCCGGCATGCCCCTGCTGGTCAACGACGTGCCGTCCAACGGCGTGGCGTACCTGCACCTCGACTTCAACCTCGACGGCCTGCCGGCGGAGGGGTGGCCGTACGTTTCGCGGTTCACGGACGCGTTCACCAGGCTGGGCGCCGCGGGCATGGGCTACGAGGACGTCGCCCGGAGGCAGGCGGCGCGCCTTGGCGGCCTGCGCGCCTGGCCGTGGTTCCAGACCCGCGCCGACGACCCGGCGGCGCACATGGCGCGGCTGCGCATTGAGATCAAGACGCTGGACGATCGCATCGAGCCCGCGCTGGAGCTGCTCGGCCAACTGCTCTTCGGGCTCGACCCGAACGATCTGGCTCGGCTGCAGGATGTCGTCATCCAGGCGCGGACCTGGGAACGTACAGAGAAAATCCAGGGAGGAACGACCACGCCCCTGTTGCATGCCGGCCGGGGATTCAGCCTGTCCGGGCACCTGCGGGAGATATGCGAGGGGCTGCCGCAACTGTTTCTGCTCGAGGACCTGGGCGACCATTTCGAGCAGAGGGGGGCTGAACTTGCGGGAACCCTGCAGGCCGTGCGCGACTTCCTGCTCGATCCCCGCCGCCTGGCCGCCAGTTTCACCGGGCCGGCGCGGGCCCAGGCCGCGGTGTCGGCCGCCCTGAAAGACTGGGGAGCGAAAATGAAGGACGCGGACGCGGGCTCCGCGCCCGCCGCCTTCCCGGCCTTCACGGGGCCGGTGCTCGAAGGTCTCGCGGCCCCCCTCCAGATCGCGCACAAC is part of the Kiritimatiellia bacterium genome and harbors:
- a CDS encoding insulinase family protein, which produces MLTPGSSFRGFTVTRCSPLAPPLDTAVELRHEASGARVLHVVNDDPENLFCVAFPTPPADDTGLPHILEHSVLGGSKKYPVRDPFFELVKISMATFINAMTFWDRTVYPVASNVKQDLFNLADVYFDAVFHPLLSENIFKREGHHLAPDGAGGLTVSGIVYNEMKGVYSNPEWAMEMIALRSLLPDTIYGRESGGDPRAIPDLTFEQFRAFHETFYHPARGLFVCYGHIPTEDYLAFLAERLAGYSARDAAPLPARQPRWSHPHAAAETYAIGHDEPASGRTYFRLDWLAGDAADARDTAALYLLSLLLFGHEAAPLKKALVDSKLGEDVISCGAEPAGLELTFRVGLKGSEPDRAAAFERLVLDTLRGLAEQPFTPEAVDAAFHQAGYEYQEIQSGYPLHVLFRVLQSWTYSDEPLRFLSMRDTLAAVRAEAAADPLFFSRLIRERLLDNPHRLQLALRPDRGHQARLDAEFAERMKTVRAGLDDAAMQRVAREAEELDRESGTPNPPEALALLPQLRLQDLPGTPAEIPSRLERVGPGMPLLVNDVPSNGVAYLHLDFNLDGLPAEGWPYVSRFTDAFTRLGAAGMGYEDVARRQAARLGGLRAWPWFQTRADDPAAHMARLRIEIKTLDDRIEPALELLGQLLFGLDPNDLARLQDVVIQARTWERTEKIQGGTTTPLLHAGRGFSLSGHLREICEGLPQLFLLEDLGDHFEQRGAELAGTLQAVRDFLLDPRRLAASFTGPARAQAAVSAALKDWGAKMKDADAGSAPAAFPAFTGPVLEGLAAPLQIAHNALVLPAPHASHPDEPLLALAAHLVTFDYILPEIRFKGNAYGAGCRHDPFLGTLALTSFRDPHVARTLDVFEKTADFVRQAPWSRADLDRAVIGRARDDLKPIRPGEATGVALHRWLAGVTPERRAERYRRRMRATPDEVRRAMLEALEAGRPRQAICVLAGREKLEEANRHRPSPLAIEDVLKA